GAGGAAGTCGAGGCGGTGGTGCTCTCGGTGGACCCTGAGCGTGAGCGCATCTCGCTGGGCATCAAGCAGCTGGCCCAGGATCCCTTCGGCTCCTGGCTGGCGGACCACCCCAAGGGCTCCATCGTCAAGGGCACGGTCAAGGACGTGGAGGCCAAGGGTGCCACCGTGTTGCTCGAAGGCGACATGGAAGGCTACATCCGCGCTTCCGACATTGCCCGCGACCGCGTCGAGGACGCCCGCACGGTGCTGAACGAGGGCGAGGAGATCGAGGCCAAGTTCGTGGGCGTGGACCGCCGCAACCGCATGGCCAACCTCTCCATCAAGGCCAAGGACCAGGCTGACGAGCAGCGCCTGGTGCAGGATCACGCCCGGCCCACCGGTCCCGCCGGTACCACGGCCCTGGGTGACCTGCTCAAGGAGCAGCTGGGCGAGCAGAACGACGACCGCTGATCGGTCGTCCCGCAACGTTGACGGGTGGCCACCACGGCCGCCCGTGCGCTGCATTGTCGTCGGTGGGGCCTTGGTAACCGGGGTCCCGCCGTTTTTGCTTCAGTACCCGGGATTCAGGCAGACAGCCAATGACCAAATCCGAACTGATCGAAGTCATTGCGAGTAAACAGCATCATCTGGCTCACAAGGATGTCGAACTCGCCGTAAAAACCTTGCTCGAGCAGATGAGCGAAACCCTGGCCGGTGGTGAGCGGATCGAGATCCGGGGTTTTGGCAGTTTTTCCCTCCATCACCGTCCCCCGCGTATCGGCCGGAACCCGAAAACCGGCGAACCGGTGGCACTGCCTGGCAAATACGTGCCACACTTCAAACCAGGGAAGGAGTTGCGCGACCGTGTAAACGAGGGTCGGCACAACCCCATTCAGTCCTGAACGGCATCGAATACGCCAGGGTAGGGTAAGACACCATGCGAAAGCCAATAATAATAGTCTTTGTTCTCATCGTGGCCGCCCTGGGGCTCAGCTTTGCCACCCTCAACGCCGACGACGTGGTGGTGGACTTCTTCTTCGGCGAGGCC
The genomic region above belongs to Alkalispirillum mobile and contains:
- a CDS encoding integration host factor subunit beta — its product is MTKSELIEVIASKQHHLAHKDVELAVKTLLEQMSETLAGGERIEIRGFGSFSLHHRPPRIGRNPKTGEPVALPGKYVPHFKPGKELRDRVNEGRHNPIQS